The genomic interval TCCCCTGTCAGCGGCCATCAGCTCCTTGTGCTTGAAGGTAGACCAAGACCCTGTGCTCGGCGCCGCCATTTCCCGCTTTTCCCGGGCTCTGCACTGTGCACCGCCCACAGCCCAAACAAACCGGGGGCCGTCGCCTCGCCCACATCCCTCCCCCACACGCGGACACACATTGCGCCTGCGCCTGCGCCCCGCCGCGCCCCCACGCCAGGCCACCGCGTCCCCCCGCCCGGGGCGTGCGCAGGCGCAGAGCTCTAGCGGCGGCCGCGCGGGCCAATGGGGTGAAGTGGAGAGCTGGGCggaaagacaaaaggaagagaaggagcgGGGCGGGGCAAAGGGCGGGGAAAGAGCGAGGGCGGGAGGGTGTGCGCCGTTAGGCCTGGGAATCCGATTGGTTATCGATTCCCGCGGAAATCACCCCGGTACCTCTCCCGCCCCCTGGCCGGCCTATGGCGATAACTTCACGGAGACTTGTGTGGCTGGAGTTTTGCTTTATTGAAGTTGAACGGTTGGGGCCAGGCTGCGGAGGAGACTGAGAGCGCGACAAGGTGCTGGGCAGATACCCGCGCGGGGAAGGAAGACTGGCTTAGGAGGGGGCGTCAGCTATGGTTTAGCAGCTTCCTGCGACCGAAACCTACATCACAGCCGCAGCACACAATTCCAGGAAACCTGGTGCTCAATATTGGGATCTCAGGAATCCGGACCGGCGGCTGGGGTGAAAGTCTAGCGGTCAGAGCGCAGGAGTGAGGAAGAAGCTATTAGAGACTCTTCGCAAGTGGCCCCAGGGCTTCATATGGATGATTCAAGAGGGAATCTCCTGGCCAGAAAAGCTCACATGTTTCACTCTTTCTGGCCTTCATACCCACCCTCCACCTAGGGCCACTGACTCCACTGTTTTCAAATACATTGGGGACCCTGCACTGGGGACTGCTCTCTAGCACCTGGGCAGGAGAGGCACAGACACTGCTACCCATGCGGAGCAGGGATCACCAGAGCGTTGACTGAGTTTGCTCGTCCAGGAGGCTGGGGACATGCGTGCCCATGCTCAGCCCACCCCCTCTGTAGACACAATTGGTCCCCCATTCTGTTTATAGGAAGTCTTCCACCCTGCACCAGCAGCTGTCCCTAGATAGGGATTGGGAGACATGCATGTGGCTTGGCTTCCTATTACCTTGTGTTGAAAACACAATAGGCTTTGGGATCAGGAGTTAGTGTTATTTACTAGCAGTGTGCCCTCGTGCACATTGTCAAACTCCTCTGAATCTTGGAATCCTCATTTTTCAATAATAACTCACAAAGCTGGCAAGCCTAAGGGATCTAACAGCTCGAACAGCACCTGGAACAGAAGCAATAGCCGCCACTCAGAGGTTACGTCTTCCTTCTCCACCTTCTCTGCATCACCTCCCTACCTCATCCTCAATTTAACGCTGGAAATATTGGATATGGGGTAGGTCACCAAATGTTGCCATAAAACTCAAATTATGCCACCCACATCTCAGCTGGGAAGGGCTTACCGTGGCCTTTCCTCAGGGTCCAAGTCCCCATTTATGATATTCAGCCAGAAACACTGTTTCTGACATAGTACGCACTGGAAAATGTTGGTCAAATGAATGAGGTCTGGTATGGACAGAAGAGAAATCTTGGGAGAGTCATTTAAGGGGGTGCCCAGTTGTCTTCACAAAAAACACTATCATCATCAGGTTGACCAAAGCAGACGTCATAGGCAGGGGGTGGAGTCAGAGGCTCTAATCTGGGGAGTGTCCCCAAGCTCTGCAGATCAGGAGCAGTGGACACAGCCCGTGGTCCCCGAAGCCGAAGGCTGATTGGAGCTCTTCCAGGGCTTCCTTCCTGGGCCATAGTCTCTGAGGCCATTCGCCTCTGTTCCAGTCCGGCTCTCCTGGACCCCTCTGGATGGCTAGGTTGTTCATCCTCAGGTGCTGGGGGTATCACAACAGTGCTGTAGGGGGGTGGTTGGTCCAACTCTTGGGGGCGGCACTGGGATTCCAGTCCCACCACGGCCTCTTCATAGGCTGGCACTTCAAAGGCTTCATTGTCCCTGAGGGAAGAGAAATAAGGCCATCGGTGGCTTCCATGAAAGAAgccctttttccctttttttttggtCTGCTACGGGCAAAAGATCCTCTGTTGGCCTCTGACCCCTCCTCCCGCTGATGCCAGTGACAGAGAAAACCAGAGACTCTATGCCTCAGAGActacagagagagagggagggaagatggGCCCAAGGTGTATTCCTCTCATGATGCCCACCCCTTAACTCA from Rhinopithecus roxellana isolate Shanxi Qingling chromosome 6, ASM756505v1, whole genome shotgun sequence carries:
- the TMEM139 gene encoding transmembrane protein 139, whose amino-acid sequence is MVPMHLLGRLEKLLLLLCCASFLLGLALLCIKTDITPVAYFFLTLGGFFLFAYLLVRFLECGLRSQLQSMQTESPGPSGNARDNEAFEVPAYEEAVVGLESQCRPQELDQPPPYSTVVIPPAPEDEQPSHPEGSRRAGLEQRRMASETMAQEGSPGRAPISLRLRGPRAVSTAPDLQSLGTLPRLEPLTPPPAYDVCFGQPDDDSVFCEDNWAPP